The sequence GGGCTCTGGCTGAGATGTACACAAGTGAACCAAAATACTAGGTAGCAGTAGATGTAGATGTACACACAGACACATTGACATCTTTGCTTTGTGGTAAGTTCACCAAACCCAACCCATCTATGCATGTGTTGCGTGTTGGTTGGACCTGAAGCAAAACCATGCAGTGCCTTTTGAACCAAGGGATTTGATCTGATCTGAATCACTGAATGGTTCTCTACTGTTGCTTTAGGTAAACTGCTGAACTTGAAAAAGGGCTTGCGGAGAAGGTTACATCATGCATGCGAGAGGGTGAAAGTAGTCTTGGAAAAGGCACAGGGAATTGGAGCATGCAGAAAGAGGGGGTCCAAGGTTGACTTGACAGTGATTCAAAGGTTGAAGGTTACCTGCCACCAAAGTaaggttttcttttcttttctttcttgtttAGGTGAGGTGTACGCCTAGAATACTTGCGACGTGGAATGTTTGCACACTAACGTATCGAGTTTACTAGTCACATTTGTTATGTCAGAGCAAAGACTATGGATCTTAATATACATCTGACGTTAGACTTTTAGGGTTAATTAAGAATCTGACGCTCTCAGGTACATATTGTGTACATGATTGGAGAAGGAAAAAAGAAACATTGTGCATGGTCATCTTGGTGATAACGGAACAAGTCTTGATTTGCTTCCATTTGGAGGGAGTAATTGGCTTGGGCTCCTTTTGCTTACCTCAGGGGTCAGTTTATCTGCCAAATCTACTACCTGCTCTCCCGTTCTTTTGTGAATTAACAACCTGCTTCTCTGACCTCCCTTGTGACTCTGTTTCACGCGTGCTCGTTTACTTCATCTCTTTCTTCCTCCCTCCCCGCTTCTAAATTGCCTGCCTGCGACGACACGTCCATGGATTGATTTCTTGACGTGACAAGATCTAGAACTCCAAAAGGTCCTAGCCAACCAAACACGCAAGAAAATGCATGGAAGAACCTCAGATTTGCCTGCGTGGCAGTATAAGTCCATGTCCTTGTGGTTTTTTTTGGCTACACTACACTTGGATAGCTTGGCAAGTCAAGTAGTGATGACCACGAGGATGACCACCCAGGTTGGTCAGCAATCGCTAGAACATTGAAGATTGACGACGTTTCTATGAACCCACGAGCGaagcatacactcacctctatgaacgcacgcacgcacatcTTCTCCCTATGAACACCTCCGAGAGACGGAGCAAACATCGATTAATGTTTTGTTGAGTAGATAAACACCTTGTGTGTTCCTGCGAAATCTTATAGCAATGAAAATAGCAAAAATTGAAATAAAGAATACAATAACAATACCGCACCACGTTCCCGTCGTGTGAAAgcaagctttgaggtaagtgaaGGTGGATGCACGTTATATTGACCTATTATACAAATATTTTTAGAAAAATCATGGAGATTTTTTGGAACACATCAATATTTCCTAAAAATGGCGCATACATTTCTGTTAATGGAAATAAATCTTTTTCTATTCTGCGTGCACATTTTCTTACATTGTATAAAGAATTTTTTAAGTTCCATCGACACTTTTTGAAACACGTCAACATTTCTTTAAATTTTCACCTAATTTTTTAAATGGAAATAAacattttttttacattgtatacacATTGCTAAAAATTTTGCATGCATTGTTTTAAAGTGCGGAAACCCTTTTTCATTATcacgaacatatttttgaaagCTATCACATTTTTTAAAACTGCGCTAAACAAATTTTCTATACtacattaacattttttcaaattcacagATCTAATTTTCTTAAGTAAATTTATGTTTATGAATTATATGTAAAAAAAGGGGAAACCTAATTTGAGTGACGTCAGCTTGATGACCCACGTCTCTACTAGTCCGGCCCACCACCGGCTCCCGTAGTATCCTCGCGGATGATGCAAACATAGGTGCACCGAGTAAACCGTCGGCCATTGTTAAAACTTATCTTTTGAGGGGGGAAAAGCAATGAAGAAAAGATCGACCAAGTGGCGAGCCATCCGATCATGCAACAAGCTTTGTTCAGAAACATCAAGCATCACAGCATAGACTATATTTAGAAACACTAATGATGTTACAATCACGTGAGTTCACAAACTCATGCCTCTGTAACATCAGTGACGTTTCAGAAAAATGCAACACCGGGATGGCCGCGATGGCAGAGGCAACCAATGATGGTCGGGGACGGCACAGAGGAGGTTGGCAGTGGCATTCCGAGCTTGGGCGCTCCACGCGACATCATGGTGGTGGAGGTGACAGACGACcgaggagagggaggaagggagaaggtAGGCCGATGAccgagggaggaaggaggaggagatagGTGAGAACTGATGACCAAGGTGAGTGAGAAGGAGAGAGCTTGCTCGCTGGCGGCGGCTGGAACACATTTGGTGGCTAGCATCCACAAGTCGCCGTTGTGGGATCTCAGATCTTGTAATAAAGACGTTGTTGCGGTACAAGAAGATTGCAACAACATCTGAATAGCAGACATGGGCTATGGAGATCCGACGGTCACGAAGGCAATCGGCGCGCGCAGAGAGATCCGTCATGTGAACGGAAGTGTTTCCTAAGCAGAGTAAATTTCTTTTTTTGAGACAACCTCGCATGCTTTATTCATTGTTCATAATGTTTACTGGAAGAAAACTCAGATCGCCTGGTTGGCCCAACCATACATGACGACCATATCCTAATGACAAAGCAAATTTAgcgagattgtgagcctcgaaGTTCGAGCTCCTATACTCATGGACTACTTTGCATGACAAAAAAGAATCCGTCCGATGTATAATCTCATGCACTATAGCTCCATATCCAGCACCCACGTTCTTCTGGACATCATCAACCACCCTTTTACAATCCGATGCAATGTGGACCATATTAACATAAAGATCCTCAGCCAATGCTTGAGCCTCCTGTACAGCGATCGCTTCCATTGTGCTTGCTTCCGTTATGAATTTTACTTTCAGAGCCGAGGCCCCCAAGAATCTACCTTCGTGGTCTCTGCACACCACCCCTGCTGCACCATACTCTCCTTCCCTGTTCACTGCCGCATCCACATTCATCTTCACATATCCATCAGGCGGAGGTAACCAAGCTGTTTGTCTGACAATACGAGGTTGCGTCGATGCTCCCTATCTCTCCTGTCCGACAACTTCAAGTCCCTCAAGTAGCGGTTTATGAACGAGTTAGTTGATAAAGGACTGTCAAATATTTCTTCATGTATAGCTCGTCTTCTCGCTCGCCATACCGCCCATAATGTCACCACCATCCGTGTGAATTCCCTATGTGATAGCAGATCATGCATAGTGAAGATCCAGTTTTTTGCATCAAGTGACAAGTTGTCAAGCATTGTCTCCAATGTTTCATCTGAACAAAGTGACCACACACTTCTAGCCATCACACAGTCTATTAATGCATGTTTCCAGTCATCTTGCGCCAAACAGAAAGCGCACACACTTGATGTTGCCATATTCCTGTGATGTAAAACCCCTGCTGTTGGGATCGATTCATGGCATAACCTCCACAAGAACACTTTAAGTTTGGAGGGGACCTTGATGTGCCTAAGCAGAGTAAATGGCCAGCCACGGCCGATTTCATTGGGCTAAGACTGACTAACCACaagttcaaaaaagaaaaagactGACTAACCACGAAACCCCATCAGTTTGAGCCCATGGGCTTGACGGGCACCAAGCGTAGACTTCCTTTCGGCCCTAGCGTTCCTCCTCCGACCCGCACTCACTCACAGGCCGGCGGTCCCGCACTCACTCACAGGCCGGCGGTGgaggctccccccccccccccccctcccatggCGCCACCACCCCAACCCCTCCACGCCTCATTCCTCTGCTCCCTCGCGCTCGCGCTCCTCCGCGCCGGCCGCCTCTCCGCGGCCTCCCACGTCGCCTCCACCCTCCCGGCCGCATCCCCTCCCGCggccctcctccgccgcctcaTCCCGGCCCTCGCCTCCTcgggcctcgccgccgccgccgtccgcttcCGCCCCGTCCCCGGCGATCCGCTCTCCCTCAACTCCATCCTCCTCTCCCATTGCGCCCTCCGCTCGCTCCGCCCCGCGCTGGCCCTCCTCCGCTCCTCCGAGTCCGTGGACACCGTCAGCTACAACGTCGTCATCTCGGGCCTCGCCGGGCAGGGCCGCCATGGGGGCCTCTCCCCGGCCCTGCTCGCCGAGATGTGCAAGCGCGGCGTCCCGTTCGACGCCGTCACCGTCAACACCGCGCTCGTGGCGCTCTGCAGGGATGGTCAGGTGGAGGCAGCGGCGGCGTTGGCTGAGATGATGGTGAGAGGCGGGGGAATCCACAGGTTGGATGTGGTGGGCTGGAATGCTCTCATTGATGGGTACTGTAAGGCGGGAGACATGGAGGCGGCGCTGGCAGCGGCCCAGAGGATGAAGACACAGGGGGTGGGAGTTGATGTGGTGGGGTACAATACCTTGGTTGCTGGGCTCTGCCGTGCCGGCGAGCCTGATGCTGCACGGAACATGCTGGAGACGATGAAGGGGGACGGCGTGGAGCCGAACGTGGTGACCTACACGGCGTTCATCGCTGAGTGTTGTAGGACGAATGCGGTTGATGATGCCTTCAGTCTGTACGAAGAAATGGTGAGGATGGGTGTCCTGCCGGATGTGGTCACACTCAGCGCTCTTGTTGATGGACTTTGCAGGGCCGGACGGTTCTCAGAAGCGTATGCACTTTTCAGGGAGATGGAGAAGATTGGGGCTGCGCCGAACCATGTCACCTATTGTACACTGATTGATTCACTGTGGAAGGCACGGAGGGGCAATGAGTCACACGGTCTATTGGGGGAGGTGGTCTCTAGAGGTGTGGTCATGGATTTGGTCATGTATACATCTTTAATGGACTGGTTGGGCAAGCAAGGGAAGATCGATGAAGTGAAGGACACGTTTCGTTGTGCTCTGTCGGACAATCATACTCCCAATGGTGTCACCTATACCGTACTAATCGATGCACTCTGCAGAGCTGGTAATGTTGATGGGGCAGAGCAGATGTTATTGGAAATGGAGGATAAATCTTTTCGTCCAAATGTAGTTACGTTCTCATCAATCATCAATGGTCTTAGTAAACAAGGATTGCTTGACAAGGCAACTGAATACATGAGGAAGATGAAGGAAAGGGGCATTGATCCAAATGTTGTGACCTATGGAACAGTTATCGATGGCTTCTTCAAGTGCCAGGAGCAAGAATCAGCTCTTGACTTGTACCATGAAATGCTGTGTGAGGGTGTGGAAGTTAATAAATTTATTGTTGATTTGCTGGTGAATGGTCCGAGGAAAAATGGTAAAATGGAGGAAGCTGAAGCATTGTTTAGAGATATGAATAGACGTGGTATGCTGCTAGACCATGTAAACTACACCACTTTGATAGACGGGCTCTTTAAAATGGGTAACATGCCGGCTGCTTTCAAAGTTGGTCAGGAGTTGACGGAGAGAAACTTGTTGCCTGATGCTGTTGTCTATAATGTGTTTGTCAATTGCCTTTGTATGCTTGGGAAATCTAAGGAAGCGGAATCAATTTTGAAAGAGATGCAAACTACAGGTTTAAAACCCGACCAAGTGACATATAATACTATGATCACTGCACAGTGCAGGGATGGGAAGACTGCCAAAGCTCTAAAACTCCTCCATCAAAAGAAGAGGAGTTCCATAAAGCCGAACCTCATCACATACAGTACACTTATTGCGGGTCTTTTTGAGGTTGGTTCTGTCGAGAAGGCGAAGTTTTTGTTAAATGAGATGGCTTCTTCTGGATTCTCTCCGACCTCTCTGACTCATCGAAAGGTGCTGCAAGCATGCTCCCAAAGCGGGAGACCAAACTTGATTTTGGAAATTCATGAATGGATGGTGAATGCTGGGCTTTCTGCTGATATCACTGTCTATAATACACTTCTGCGTGTTTTATGTTATCATGGAATGACAAGAAAAGCTACAGTTGTCTTGCAAGAGATGTCGGGAAGAGGAATTGCCCCAGACACAATCACATTCAATGCTCTAATTCTTGGTCATTTCAAGAGCACCCATGTAGACAATGCCTTTGCTACTTACGATGAGATGCTTCGCCATGGGGTCTCACCGAACATAGCTACATTCAACACGCTCTTGGGTGGGCTTGAGTCAGCTGGAAGAATTGGAGAAGCAGATAAGGTGCTGAATGAGATGCAGAGAAGGGGCATTGAGCCCAGCAATCTGACTTATGACATACTGGTCACGGGATAcggaaaacaaagcaacaaaatcGAAGCAATGCAGTTGTATTGTGAAATGGTGGCTAAAGGCTTTCTTCCCAAAGTAAGCACATACAATGCACTCGTAAGCGACTTTGTTAAAGTGGGAATGATGAGTCAAGCTAAAGAGTTGCTCAACGAAATGAACAAGAGGGGTGTTCCACCCACATCCTGCACTTATGATATTCTTGTGTGTGGATGGGCAAAGCTTAGAAATGGAACAGAGGTGAGAAAATTGCTCAAAGATATGAAGGACAAAGGATTTAGTCCATCGAAAGGCACTCTTAGTTCTATATGCAGAGCATTTTCAAAACCAGGAATGACCTGGGAAGCTCGgcgtttacttaaaaagctttatAAGGTTTAGGAGTGTCAAGCATTGATTTCTCATCTACCAAGCAAGCACAGATGATGGTCTGATTGAGACTGTTCTTAGTATGACCGCGGCTCGCGACACGCCGTCAAACATGACAAGAAGCTACTGGCAGAGATAATCGCCAAGTCACCTGTAAGTGTGTCTGGTTCTCTGTTTAGTTGGGTTGAATTAATTTAATCAGTTCAATGTAATGTTGTTGTTGTGGTGTTTTTCATCTATAAGTAGTTAACAGCTGTCTTAACATGCTCTGTATGACGGTGCTGCTTCAGTAGCAAGTGTGGTGATGCTTATCTCGCAGAATTTACTTTTGCAGGATGACCCTTGGAGTGAGCGGAAGATCATGAATTATGTGAAAAGATCCCCCACAAGCTCCAAAGGCATGTGATGTTGCCATTTTGTTTCCTTTTATTTGTATTGCTAGTTGCTAACGTATTCCTTTGTGGTATGTTTTTTTGATCATTCCATGTTTCCCTGCACTGCTTGCTTTCCAGATGGCCGCATTTCTGTAACAGAAGAGTCACAATAAGCTGCAATCTGTTCATGTGAACCTTGTCAAAATTATTATCAGCTTGTCAGTGAAGAGCTATCCTTCATTCGTAAGGAGCAGGTGTGAGTTTCTGAAATTATTGGCTACCGCTCGTGTTCTCCTTGTGTCACGCTACGTTGTGAGTCTGACAGTACGAGGCATGTTTTGCCAGCAGCCTGGTTCTGAAAAGCAAGCAGCAGATTTCATTTACAGCCAGGTGATTATTATGAAGTTAGATGCACTTTGTTTTCTGAACACTCGTATTCGTGGTTGTTTTGTGTTTTACTCTGTTCGTCATCAAACTACTACTCTTGGAATTGACGCCTGATCgataggatcatggaactggataAATCTCTTATGTGAAAATTTCATCCTCTCTGTTTGTGTAGGATCTAATACAGCTAGGCTTCTGACGGAGAAAATTGCAGGAGGCTTCTTCTCCTATACTCTGCCCAGCCGCAGCACAGGAGGAAAGCAGCCAGACGTGGCCGCGCTGCTCTTGGGTTCTTCTACAGCGATGCGTCGGCAGGCGACCGGCTGCTGCAGTGCTTCTACTACACCTCCTGGTGCGTTTATATATGTTGTGTAGGTTTGCATTGGGTAGAAGTTCTTTGTCTGTAATTGTGGTTTGATTTGATACTAAATCGTGTGTAAGTGTGCCTTTTTTTTTCTTGCGGAAGTGTGTAATTGTGTCTGCAAGTGAAATCATCTTGAGCATGATAGAGATAAATAGCTTACAGAAATCTAATGGTACTCCTCCATTTAAAGCAGACATATATAGTCAGGACTTGACATCAGGATCGATCACACCCGTATCCGTATCAAAAATTCCAAGATGGGATGTGATTTGATACGCTCTCTGTTTTTTTTTGAGACACTGATACGCTCTCTGGTGGTGCCACAATTAAAGCCCATGTGGCAGACCAGATCCATGAAATTCAAAATGGGTTATGCAGTGAGTTAATAGTAGGATCGAAACTGTTTGGTATGATCCGGATCTATTATCCCGCATTGATGGTAAATGCCAAAGTTATCAAGTGGTTGTTGATTTTTATTTAATAGCCGGTCAACTTGCGAAGGCATGCTTGTGGACGTGGGTGATCAATCAATGTGAAAATTTTGAATTCGAAATAGTATCCACCTCAGGTAGGAGCACGGTTTTCACCGAGCATGAATTCCGTGGCCCCCAACAGATAATGTACTGCCGAGGGTACTGATTTTTCCCGTGACAAACATGTACTAATAACTGGTGGTAATTTTGTACACGTAGTACTTCAGGAGGGCCTGTCTCAGTCTCTTCCTGTCGTAAAATAATGGTGGAAATCCGGCCTAGAACGTGCGTAGCCGTTGAGTTTCGCACCATCCGAATTTTcaaacagcagcagcagcccctGCCCTACCCTGTCGTACAGACATGTTCCACGGAACCCCTGCATTAACAAAGATCGACGGCCACGCACATGATGGTTTTAACCACAAGCTCGAGCTGAAACGAGATTTAGCAATTTGTATATGTGCAATGCCGTAATGGGATCGAAGCACAGAACCGCGACTAAATTGAATGTAGGTAAAATAAACATGACATGACCAAGCATAATTTGTACTCCCTTCAGTCCATAAATCTTGTTGtgattttagtttaaaaaatatattttttcgtAAAATTATAGAACTTAACAATTGCAATTCTTTTTATCCCCATTATTTTTTTAGTGACATTTTTTAGAATCGGTAACAATTTTAATGAAAACATGAAAGAACACACATAGGCATTTGAATGGATGATGCGGGTTGGAACTGCCGGGGAGGGGGGAATTGCttaagttggaactgccggggaggGGGGAACACCCGGACAGTTCGAGAGTTAGCGACGTTGTCTAAGTCGCGTTCCCCCATGCTTGTATTTTTGTGCGAAACTAGACAGAAGGAAGAGAAGATGAGGAGGATCCGCACCAAATTGGGTCTTAAGGGCTTCTGTGGTGTGGATAGCAATGGAACGAGTGGGGGTTTAGCATTATATTGGAGGGAAGATTGTGTGGTAGAGATTTTGGACAAAAAGGACAGATTTATTGATACAGTTATCAGAGTTCGAGAAGGAGCTACGCAATGGAGACCCACTTTTTTGTATGGAGAGCCGTGTGTGGAGACCAGGCACTTAATGTGGACAAAGTTATAGAACTTGAAAACCGTCATTGATTTGTCGTGGCTGGTAATTGGTGGTTTTAATGAGGCTATGTGGGATTTTGAACACTTTTCGGTCACACCTCGGGCAGAATCATAGATGATAGCATTTCGAGATACGCTTGAGATCTGTGAGCTAGTGGATCTTGGGTTCACTGGCTTACCTTTCACATATGATAACAGGCGGAGCAGGGCGGGCAATGTGAGGGTGAGACTAGATCGAGCAGTGGCTACGAACGAGTGGCGCAATATGTTTGCCTTTGCTGCAGTCGAGCATATCCCGTCTCCATGCTGGGATCATGTCGTGGTTTTTCTCAAGGGAGAGCCAGATCCGGGACCTACAGGTGGGAGGAACAGGAGATATGAAGTTTTCTGGGAGAGGGATTCTACACTGCCAAAAGTAGTGGAAGAAGCATGGGGTGCAGTAGGCGAGATTCATAATCTCTCGCAACTGAGAGATGCCCTGTCTAAAACTATGACTGCTCTAGGGTCATGGAGCAAGAAGTTTGGCAATGTTACAAGAGAACTTGTGAAGTCAAGAACCAACTCGAAGAGCTTATGCATATGAATGCAGATAGGGAAGAAATAAGAGGAGTAATGGACAAAATGAATGAATTATTATATCAGGAAGAGATGATGTGGATGCAGAGATCGAGGATTTCTTGGCTCAAAGAAGGCGACCAGAACACAAAGTATTTTCAGAGTAAAGCCGTTTGGAGGGCGAGGAAGAACAAGATCCGAGAGCTTACGGACAGTATAGGAACCATACACTCGGATTTTGCAGCTATGAGCAGAATTGCTAATGACTATTTTCACAATATTTTTGCAGCCGACAACTCTCTGGATGCATCTGTTGTAGTGGGTCTTTTTGAGCGTGTGGTGTCACCGGCTGATAACGCAAGGCTGTGTGCTCCCTTCACAGATAAGGAAATCTCCGATGCAATGTTTCAGATCGGGCCTTTGAAGCCCCCATGCCCGGATGGGTTCCCCGCACGGTTCTTTCAACGAAACTGGAGCACTGTAAAGGAGAGTGTGATAGCAGTGGTCAGGGATTTTTTTTTTCATAACTGGAATCATGCCAGAGGGAGTGAACTCAACTTCAATTGTGCTTATCCCAAAAATCTCTAACCCCACAAAAATGTCTGACTACAGACCCATCAGTCTTTGTAATGTGACCTACAAGGTAATTTCCAAGTGCTTGGTAAACCGGTTGCGTCCTTTATTGGATGATATAATCTCTGTTGAACAGAGTGCTTTTATCCCGGGTAGGATGATTACAGATAATGCTCTGGTTGCTTTTGAGTGTTTACACTATATTAAACAGGAGAAAGACCCCACAAGGAGTTTTTGTGCTTATAAGCTGGATCTGTCAAAAGCTTATGATCGGGTGGATTGGGTTTTCTTGGAGCAAGTGATGCAAAAGTTAGGGTTCTCTCAGCGATGGATTGACTGGATAATGGTGtgtgtcacatcggtgaagtactCAGTAAAATTAAATGGAACTctcttggattcatttgcaccgtcGCGAGGGGCTGCGGCAAGGTGACCCACTCTCTCCATTTTTATTCCTACTTGTGGCAGATGGACTCTCAGCTATTCTGAAAAGGAGGGTGCAGTCCGGAGATATTATACCAGTGAAAATTTGTAGGAGGGCACTGGGTATTTCACATTTGTTGTTTGCAGATGATACGTTGTTGTTTTTTAAGGCTTCAAGGGATCAAGCAGAACATGTTAAAGCTTCTCTGGATTTATATAGCTCGGCCACGAGCCAAAGCCTAAACTATGATAAGTGTTCTATGTTCTTTGGTGAAGCTTGTCCAGTCTCGGTTCAAGATCAAGTTAGGGATGCTCTACAAGTCACGAGTCTGGTCTTTGAGGAGAAATACTTGGGTCTTCCTACACCTAAGGGACGCATGTCTAAAGGAAAGTTTCAAAATCTTCAAACCAGCCTCACTAAAAGGCTCGTTCAGTGGGGGGATGGGTACCTAGCTCAGCCGGGAAGAGAAGTGCTTATAAAATCAGTTGCGCAAGCTTTGCCCACATACATAATGGGAGTTTTCACACTCCTGTTCTCAGTTTGTGATGACCTCACTAGAATGGTGAGGAATTTCTATCGGGGTTCGGAG comes from Triticum aestivum cultivar Chinese Spring chromosome 5B, IWGSC CS RefSeq v2.1, whole genome shotgun sequence and encodes:
- the LOC123114678 gene encoding pentatricopeptide repeat-containing protein At5g14770, mitochondrial; the protein is MGLTGTKRRLPFGPSVPPPTRTHSQAGGPALTHRPAVEAPPPPPPPMAPPPQPLHASFLCSLALALLRAGRLSAASHVASTLPAASPPAALLRRLIPALASSGLAAAAVRFRPVPGDPLSLNSILLSHCALRSLRPALALLRSSESVDTVSYNVVISGLAGQGRHGGLSPALLAEMCKRGVPFDAVTVNTALVALCRDGQVEAAAALAEMMVRGGGIHRLDVVGWNALIDGYCKAGDMEAALAAAQRMKTQGVGVDVVGYNTLVAGLCRAGEPDAARNMLETMKGDGVEPNVVTYTAFIAECCRTNAVDDAFSLYEEMVRMGVLPDVVTLSALVDGLCRAGRFSEAYALFREMEKIGAAPNHVTYCTLIDSLWKARRGNESHGLLGEVVSRGVVMDLVMYTSLMDWLGKQGKIDEVKDTFRCALSDNHTPNGVTYTVLIDALCRAGNVDGAEQMLLEMEDKSFRPNVVTFSSIINGLSKQGLLDKATEYMRKMKERGIDPNVVTYGTVIDGFFKCQEQESALDLYHEMLCEGVEVNKFIVDLLVNGPRKNGKMEEAEALFRDMNRRGMLLDHVNYTTLIDGLFKMGNMPAAFKVGQELTERNLLPDAVVYNVFVNCLCMLGKSKEAESILKEMQTTGLKPDQVTYNTMITAQCRDGKTAKALKLLHQKKRSSIKPNLITYSTLIAGLFEVGSVEKAKFLLNEMASSGFSPTSLTHRKVLQACSQSGRPNLILEIHEWMVNAGLSADITVYNTLLRVLCYHGMTRKATVVLQEMSGRGIAPDTITFNALILGHFKSTHVDNAFATYDEMLRHGVSPNIATFNTLLGGLESAGRIGEADKVLNEMQRRGIEPSNLTYDILVTGYGKQSNKIEAMQLYCEMVAKGFLPKVSTYNALVSDFVKVGMMSQAKELLNEMNKRGVPPTSCTYDILVCGWAKLRNGTEVRKLLKDMKDKGFSPSKGTLSSICRAFSKPGMTWEARRLLKKLYKV